ggggaaatttacattgttacagcagcaaagattgcaaacaaaagtgaacacagtacaatttaaatataaaaagaaaaatgaagaatgtacaaaaaatagatgCTAAAAAATAGAtgctaaaaataataataataataataaatacaataaataaataaatagaaaatcataaaaaataacaaatataaaaaatatagtGCCAATAAGGTAAATTATGGTGTAGTGGCagagtatatacacacacataactggacaattcactctgactctgtgcaataataatgttatattaatgtcATATTATATTTACCAAatccactttgtgcaataacatgttacacttttaagaatgtacaaaaaaatagatagatactaaaaatagatttaaaaaaatgaaaaaagggtgTAAagcatacataaaaaaatatttatgtatttatattttctttaactaATATACTTTTTATACTTCTAATTTCCTACAAAAGCTGACAGTAGGTCCAACAAAAGATGattgatttatcttttttttaaatctattttttagtatctatctatttttttgtacattcttaatttttattttttttatttaaattgtactgtgttcactttctgtttgctCTTTgttgctgtaacactgtaaatttccccgttgtggaataaataaaggattatcttatcttatcttatattatGCATTGTAGGACTCTACtttctctgtcatgtttttaCACTTGTTTAGCAGCATCTTTACAGGTATATTGAGTTGTAGGTTCAAATTtgattcattcaaataaattaCTGATacttctgttttaaaaaggttaaatattatctacatttatttaaaaaataaaattacatatttacatattagaaaataattataaaaaatatattattattatattacaaaaaataaGAATTGTAATATAGTGCCTTTTGAGGCAAAGATGGATGCACTTTAAATCTAAAACTGAGTAATAATCTCAATTCAATCCAACAATTTCTCACATGAAACACTTCAATCTGCAGTCCCAGGAGAGTGGCAGAATGAATGAGTCTTGAAGCCCAGCATGATTTATTATCATAATAAATAAAGTCGTAGTAAtcataaaaaaggttaaaaaaatatataataagataTGATATGATGCAATTTGGTTGAATATTAGTGATAGTAAGAAAGCAACATAATAAACGATAAACgtaaataaatgaacaacaaCTCGTAGCTTTGGCGCCCCCTTCTGTTCGCGTCAGGGATGTCTCGTTCTGTCATCTTTGAGTTGCTACTGCGCATGTGCATGCCCCGGATTTTGGCTTGAATGACGTCCTCTTATGTGAATTCGAAGTGACACGTTTCGTCGAACTGACCCCGATACTTTGAATAAAGTCATCATCTTCCTCACATGCAGGTATGTTTTCAGAGACAGTTTCTGCGTTTTCACTTGACTTGTACAACAGGTCATCTGTAGGCTGCAGCTTTAACAGGGTTCTCTGTTGTTCCGGATTTTCAAAGTACGATTTCATTTGTCACCCGAGCAGGAGTGAGGACTTTATTGGCCTGTCTTATTAATGATTGAATCAAAGATTATTGCAGCAGATGCTATGTTATCAGCAGTTattatgtgtgcatgcatacaGTACGTACCTTAGGGAAATAACCCTGACACAGGTTATTGTAGTTGCATACATTTGtaaaacatatacatatatGCTTTTTCCCTGCTGCCGTGAGACTTGTAGCACAGGACACTAAGATGGGAAGGAAGTACTTCACCCCACACCTCACAGTGCAACACAAGTGTGCAACATTAAcctgaaaaactaaaaacagtgcaattatataatgtgaaaaatatgtgtgcaataacctcaggtgcaataagaaaacatatttatagtTTCATCTCATTGttcagtgttcccctttgttatttttttgtattatatctttgctttaatacagtttataacttctgtacagtttattttaaatcacttagctgttactacaacttatttagttttacttttacattttttactcatttttttcttatgttattctattttatatataattttaacttttttgtagaagctgactcagggagaaacgcacaataattccaatgtacctgtactgttctgtgcaaatggaaataaacatgTATTCTTTTCTATATGCCACCTATCCTGGCTGCAACATTAGGCTGAagtgatgcattcattattATGGTGCATTAACAGAATATGCTTTATTCTGAAATGTACTGGAGTAACATTTTGTAGGatggatttttaaatgttacaaatCAATTACAAACTAATTGAATCTGTCATATTGTTAGTGTTACTCCATGTGTTGTCCCCACACTGTGTAGTTGAGCTTCCACCTGATCAGGCTGTAAGGTCAGAGAGACGTTTCTGCATCTGAAATGTACTGAAAAGAGTAACTGGGACATCTTTTAAGACATCCCATAATGTAGCCTATGCATGAATTTATTCAATAAATTAAAGATATTTAGTAAATACAGAAAGGGATGTTCCTTTAGCATGACCCTGAcacttgtgtctttgttttaaaggtGCGTCTGTCCTCCTGCATCCTCATGACTCGTGTCTTCGTCTACGGCACCCTGAAGAAGGGTCAACCCAACAACTACCGCATGTTCGACAGCTCCAACGGTAAGGCGGAGTTCCTCGCCTCGGCCTGCACCGTCCAGAAATACCCGCTGGTGATCGCCACCAAACACAACATCCCGTTCTTACTCGACCTCCCCGGCCAGGGCAGCCGGGTCCGAGGAGAGATCTACAAAGTGGACGACGAGATGCTGGACTTCCTGGACGACTTTGAGAGTTGCCCCGCCATGTACCAGCGGACTCTGGTGaagctggaggtggaggagtggatgggggaggagaagggggaggagaagCCGGCAGCAGGGAGCATCACGGAGGCGTTTGTGTACAGCACAAACACGTACCAGCCCGACTGGCCCACGCTGCCCTGCTACGGGAACTATGACACACATGGAGACCACGGGCTGGAGTATGAGACCAGAGAGTCACGAGaacagaaataacagaaataagATTTATTAAACACTAATCCCTCTGTGTGTATCTGGATCCTGCTCCTTCAGAAcatactgtctctttaaaacacTCTTCATGTTTACTTTATTAACAAGAGGCAGGTTGAGTTTTCTTAATGTCAACTGTTTTATTAAACTTGATTTATTTCCTTATTTACCGACCTGACGTGCAGCTGTTTAGAATCCAGGAGGATTTTCTTCTTGCCATGATTACTTTCAGCACCTCGCTTAAGAACTGAAATAACCATAACATCGGTCTTTGTGTTACTGTGAAGAAACGTTTACATGTGAAACAAAAGAGAGGACTTGGACCACttactttaaaacacaagaaatatGTTCTCAGGGTTTCTTTATGCTGTTAACTGTTTTCACTCCATTTAATAAAAAGAAGGAACACGTcctttaaagctgctgtgaggaactttcaggtTATGTCACCtatggcgcccccctgtggacaaagtgtaGCTGACGGTGACATTCTTTAGATTTTTGCACTCAAATTCCAGTACTGTACTtctttttattaacattttccTGAATGGTTTCTCACATTTCTGTTGTCTTCACCTCTTAATaaagatcaaaacaaaagaGCGCCGAGTCGTCTTATTTCTCTCATCAACACAACTGTTTCTCATCTTTATTAAGAAGTTTAAAATCTAGGAGAACCTCAGAGGATACAGAGGAGGAAGGTATTTGGCAAACAAACCAGTGAATCTCTGTTGGCGTATGAAGCagatttttttgtcctttgacGATAAAAAGCAACATGAGTGaaggaagcagaaaaaaaagaacatttcacagtGTATCAAAGAACTGTACAAAAAGTCGCCTTACAAGAAGGAAAAGATGGATGTTACGCAATTGTGTCCAAACTGGCAACACGTTTGATTCATCTAGTTCCATTTTCAGACAGAAATAATACTCTTGTAACCACGAGTGTGTTCACATGCACACCATTATTCAAcaattttatatacattttcaCTCTCATCGTCGTCGTTGCCAAGTAGAAATATGTGACGTCGAGCACAAACTGGTGCTTTGGTGTCTGAagcagtttgtgtgtttcagtcagGTTCATCTTTGCTTCCAGGGAGAAGAGAAAAtccatgtgtgtgcatgtgaacatTTAACAGCAAAAATCataattacagttaaaaaaaagaagatctcCAGCAAGATTCTGTGTTGCCAGTTTGGCCTGGAAAAAAGTAGACTGACATCAGACACTAGTGGTGCAGAAAATGTGCGTACAGGGGGGGGTGAAGTGGGACGACCTCTTTTAATTGGAGTGGATTTAGCGCCTGCTGTGTTGCATCATGATTGGGTTTCTAAAACAAGAGTCTCTTTGTGGTGTTTGTGCAGCCTGAAGTCCACAGTCTCTCTAAGGGAGGATAGCTTCATCAATAAAGGTCTTTCCTGCTGCTGGGCAGCGAGCGGCTGGCGGAGCAGGTGGCGCTGCGGATCACCTCCATCCACCTGAAGAAGAGACTGAATTACTGAGGATTCTTTTTGAAAAGCATGTAACCTTGTTGGCATAACAGAACAAGTTGTTCTTCACCCAGCTCTGTTAGCAGCTCAAAAGAGACGTTTGTCTGAGTCAGatttctaaaaagaaagaataaaaaacataccTCTCAAACGTGTACTCGCTCTCTGATCTGAAGTAGTAGACGTGGGATTTGAAGTGGAGTTTGAAGACGTAGTCTTTGTGGATGTTCTCGGACTCAGACGGGACGGTGACAGAGTAGCCGAGCAGAGGGAGACTGGCCAGAGGATAATCATCCTGTGAGAAGACCAATAAGAAGGACAGGAGGTTCAACCAAGACTCAAGTCTTCATATCTGCTGACCTCTCTGGAGCTTTCTTTAAGACTACTGAGAGGGGCCATCATTCTACTCCTGTGTACATACATATAAAAGGGGTTCATTTGTGGAATGCTTATTAAGAATGTGtagttcactttccagatttaaatttttgtttaaaaaaaatggtgcttaacaaatataaaaggtcggtttaattattttttgagagtgtgacttctgtttttttttgtttttatttgtttcatttggtttgaaagaaattcttggaacaaatgttgttctgatgtgttttttgtttttgtacccaAACTACtcgtgtcttaaataataagatttgtaatAAGGGGAGGTGGAATAAGATAAAGCTTCAACACCTTTTCAgtcaagatgtttttgttttttcttgtgactgaaataaatgattactactactacatATCCAGAGAGAAGGtgacacaaagaaataaaaaggggGGAAATGATATTGAACAGAATTAAAGAAGCAATTTGACTTCACATATTTGCACATAAGAACAATTATATATTCcctatgttaaaaaaaatgaagtgtcAGAGATTTGACATATTGCAACCACTTTGCCCATCATGTAAATCTCTGCTGTTACATCTCTATCTCGACCTGCATCATCCACCTCTTTCCTTTACCGCGATAAATATGCAGATTACAATTTTTGTCCAAACTTTTCACTTCAAGGGAGAAATAATTCAGAAATCTGGTTTTGAAATCAAAGGTGTTAAATGGTCTGTATCACCTTATGGTCATTTCCTGTTAAAGAACCCAAAGTCTGCCTCCTTTGCAGCAatctaaacatttaaacttgaaAGTGTATGAAGACACTTTAAGACCCCTTCATAACTTCTTCACGATGATGCCGTTATCAGTGCAGCTTACCTGGTGTGACTTGTAGAAGAAGAGGCTGAAGTTAGTGAAGACAACCCAGAGCTTCTGCCAGCCGTTGCTGTTCTTAAACTTCCTCAGCAGGTTACCCGACAGCTGGTtctggaaacacaaaaagacaagcCAAGGATGAATAAAACCCAAACGTGTGTCACTTATCCTATTAAAGTTTGAGAACTTGGAGACAAAgcatgaacaaaaacaatacatgcAAAACAAAGACATCCACATACAGTTGCATGGCTGTAAGAGTAATCCAGAAATAAAGTGCACTTAAAATATAACAGGAAGAAAACATGTCCAGAAGTCTGATCCAGAAAAcatattctctcttttttaataacttttacCCTCCATTTATTAATATTCCTGGAACTTTCCCCACATGGATCAGTACATTTGAAGCGGTCGTGGCTTTTGCAGTACCTCTCTactccagcaggtgtcactaAAGGACAGGCTGTTTGTTCTGTACCAGcaaaccacagagagagaagagacatgGGCCCTGGACTACTGGCCGCTAGTAACGTCAGCGTGAAAAGACAGGAGGTGGACAATGTGCAAAAAGACAAATGGAagatggagagaggaaagaagaagagtgagagaggcagaggtgaagagaggaggagacaaagacagacatgaGAAAAGTAGGACAAAGGACGTTGAGTTAATGGTCCTTTGTCTGTGGAAAAGAGGACAACACACAGAGCTCAACATGACAaccacagagaggaaaaaaacagatatgtGATGTAagagacaacaagagacacTGAGCACAGACTGGTACCTCCACAGCCACACTGAAGTCCACCATGGACACGCTGGTGTTGCGATGCCAGCACACGTGCACGGTGGTGTTGCCACGGTGACCCTGACGCTCCAGAGAGGAGCGTGAACCGCCGAGCTCATCCTCCGACTCCAGATCAGCTCCAGTGTCCTCCGACAGCTCTGGGGAACGATGACACGTACAAACAAGCTGGTTCGATATATATTGGGTATAACACATCCATCATTtcatcaacattttttattagaGAGCATTTcagtcttaaaaataaaaataaagagcagAGATTAAAACTTCAGAAGGGAACAAAATGAACCGACTTTCTCTTCACACTGTCTTCATGATGAGATataaaaagctgcagagaggagatcTTCTTCAACAGATATGAACACATTAAAGCATTCATCTCCACCTTGCTTCTCCCTGAGCTGAAGCGCCATgtaagttacacacacagctggatgTATTAATAAATAACGTCGGCTAAATAATTCagattcaaatcattttttccATAAAGAtctattttggggatttttgccCCAagtagagagagtggggaatgacttgttggaaaggagccaaaggtcggactcgaacccaggcCACGCACTTGGAGGCCAATATCCACCATGCACGTGGCGCCACAATTCAAAatgatctaaaaacacaaatatgaagCTTTATAAAT
The sequence above is drawn from the Labrus bergylta chromosome 24, fLabBer1.1, whole genome shotgun sequence genome and encodes:
- the LOC110000002 gene encoding gamma-glutamylaminecyclotransferase produces the protein MQVRLSSCILMTRVFVYGTLKKGQPNNYRMFDSSNGKAEFLASACTVQKYPLVIATKHNIPFLLDLPGQGSRVRGEIYKVDDEMLDFLDDFESCPAMYQRTLVKLEVEEWMGEEKGEEKPAAGSITEAFVYSTNTYQPDWPTLPCYGNYDTHGDHGLEYETRESREQK